A section of the Rhizobium sp. BG4 genome encodes:
- the ettA gene encoding energy-dependent translational throttle protein EttA has protein sequence MARQFIYHMSGLNKSYGAKKILENVNLSFYPDAKIGILGPNGAGKSTVLRIIAGQDKEYTGEAWLAEGATVGYLEQEPKLDPSKTAFENVMEGVADKQAVLDRYNELMMNYSDETAEEGAKLQDIIDSQNLWDLEQQVEMAMEALRCPPKDAEVTNLSGGERRRIALCRLLLSQPDLLLLDEPTNHLDAETIAWLEKHLRDYPGAVMMITHDRYFLDNVTGWILELDRGRGIPYEGNYSAYLTAKAKRMQQEAREEAGRQKALSREQEWIASSPKARQAKSKARIKAYEQLVDAAENIRPGDAQIIIPVSERLGQVVIELEGIKKGFDGRTLINDLSIKLPPGGIVGIIGPNGAGKSTLFKMITGQETPDEGSIRIGETVHLGYVDQSRDALNADKTVWEEISGGAEVIKLGKFDMNSRAYCGAFNFKGGDQQQKVGNLSGGQRNRVHLAKMLKAGGNVLLLDEPTNDLDTETLGALESALENFAGCAIIISHDRMFLDRLATHILAFEGDGHVEWFEGNFEDYEEDKVRRLGPDALNPGSQAYKRLTR, from the coding sequence ATGGCACGTCAGTTCATTTATCATATGTCGGGACTTAACAAGTCTTACGGCGCCAAGAAGATCCTCGAAAACGTCAACCTGTCGTTCTACCCGGACGCCAAAATCGGTATTCTCGGCCCGAACGGTGCCGGTAAGTCGACCGTTCTGCGCATCATCGCCGGTCAGGACAAGGAATATACCGGTGAAGCCTGGCTCGCCGAAGGTGCGACCGTCGGCTACCTCGAACAGGAGCCGAAGCTCGATCCAAGCAAGACCGCGTTCGAAAACGTCATGGAAGGCGTTGCCGACAAGCAGGCCGTGCTCGACCGCTACAACGAGCTGATGATGAACTATTCCGACGAGACGGCGGAAGAGGGCGCCAAGCTCCAGGACATCATCGACAGCCAGAACCTCTGGGATCTCGAACAGCAGGTCGAGATGGCGATGGAAGCGCTGCGCTGCCCGCCGAAGGATGCCGAGGTCACCAATCTCTCGGGTGGTGAACGCCGCCGTATCGCGCTCTGCCGCCTGCTCCTGTCGCAGCCGGATCTGCTGCTACTCGACGAACCGACCAACCATCTCGACGCTGAGACCATCGCCTGGCTGGAAAAGCACCTGCGCGATTATCCGGGCGCCGTGATGATGATCACCCACGACCGCTACTTCCTCGACAACGTCACCGGCTGGATCCTGGAGCTCGACCGTGGCCGCGGCATTCCGTACGAAGGCAACTATTCTGCCTACCTGACGGCCAAGGCCAAGCGCATGCAGCAGGAAGCCCGCGAAGAAGCCGGCCGCCAGAAGGCGCTGTCGCGCGAACAGGAATGGATCGCCTCCAGCCCGAAGGCTCGCCAGGCCAAGTCCAAGGCCCGTATCAAGGCCTACGAACAGCTGGTCGATGCGGCCGAGAACATCCGTCCCGGCGATGCGCAGATCATCATCCCGGTCTCCGAGCGTCTCGGCCAGGTGGTCATCGAGCTCGAAGGCATCAAGAAGGGCTTTGACGGCCGCACGCTGATCAACGACCTGTCGATCAAGCTGCCGCCGGGCGGCATCGTCGGCATCATCGGCCCGAACGGCGCCGGCAAGTCGACGCTCTTCAAGATGATCACCGGCCAGGAAACCCCGGATGAGGGTTCTATCCGCATCGGTGAAACCGTGCATCTCGGCTATGTCGACCAGAGCCGCGATGCGCTGAACGCCGACAAGACCGTCTGGGAAGAAATCTCCGGCGGCGCCGAAGTCATCAAGCTCGGCAAGTTCGACATGAACTCGCGCGCCTATTGCGGCGCCTTCAACTTCAAGGGCGGTGACCAGCAGCAGAAGGTCGGCAACCTCTCGGGCGGTCAGCGTAACCGCGTGCATCTCGCCAAGATGCTGAAGGCCGGCGGCAACGTTCTTCTCCTCGACGAACCGACCAACGACCTCGACACGGAAACGCTCGGTGCGCTGGAAAGCGCGCTCGAAAACTTCGCCGGCTGCGCCATCATCATCAGCCACGATCGCATGTTCCTCGACCGCCTGGCGACGCATATCCTCGCCTTCGAAGGTGACGGCCATGTCGAATGGTTCGAAGGCAACTTCGAGGACTACGAAGAAGACAAGGTCCGCCGCCTCGGCCCCGATGCGCTGAACCCGGGCAGCCAGGCCTACAAGCGCCTGACGCGCTGA
- a CDS encoding metalloregulator ArsR/SmtB family transcription factor, protein MAEPVRLGLDALVDVLKAAGEPTRLRLLALLAAGDLTVTDLTEILGQSQPRISRHLKLLGEAELIDRYQEGAWAYFRLKQEGKAASLVRMLLQHSSENDPVILRDGERLSSVKRQRAERAQAYFSRNAAEWDELRRLHAADEEVDAAVIKLIGNQPIHSLLDLGTGTGRILQLLSGLYRRAIGVDASRDMLSVARANLDKSGITKASVRHADILNLPFEGQDFDLVTIHQVLHFFDQPEIAINEAARMLAPGGRLMVIDLAPHGLEYLRDEHAHVRLGFSHQSMSDWLRKAGLDVEQAVDLHPGQPGEKGLTVTIWLARDPRRLMASESAGTVLAGEV, encoded by the coding sequence ATGGCTGAACCTGTCAGGCTTGGATTGGATGCGCTCGTTGACGTCTTGAAGGCGGCAGGTGAGCCGACGCGTCTGCGTCTTCTGGCGCTGCTGGCCGCCGGTGACCTGACGGTGACCGATCTTACCGAAATTCTCGGCCAGTCGCAGCCCCGCATTTCCCGGCACCTGAAGCTGCTTGGCGAGGCCGAGCTGATCGATCGTTATCAGGAAGGCGCCTGGGCCTATTTCCGGCTGAAGCAGGAGGGCAAGGCGGCGTCTCTGGTGCGCATGCTGCTGCAGCATTCCTCCGAGAACGATCCTGTCATTCTGCGCGACGGCGAGCGGCTGTCGTCGGTCAAGCGCCAGCGCGCCGAGCGGGCGCAGGCCTATTTCAGCCGCAACGCCGCCGAATGGGACGAGCTGCGCCGCCTGCATGCCGCCGACGAAGAGGTCGATGCCGCCGTCATCAAGCTGATCGGCAATCAGCCGATCCATTCGCTGCTCGATCTCGGCACCGGCACCGGCCGCATCCTGCAGCTGCTCTCGGGGCTTTACCGGCGGGCGATCGGCGTTGATGCCAGCCGCGACATGCTGAGCGTCGCCCGCGCCAATCTCGACAAGTCGGGGATCACCAAGGCGTCGGTGCGCCATGCCGATATCCTGAACCTGCCCTTCGAGGGCCAGGATTTCGATCTGGTGACCATCCACCAGGTCCTGCATTTCTTCGATCAGCCCGAAATCGCCATCAACGAGGCGGCGCGCATGCTGGCGCCCGGCGGGCGGCTGATGGTCATCGATCTGGCCCCGCACGGGCTCGAATATCTTCGCGACGAGCATGCCCATGTCCGTCTCGGTTTCTCGCATCAGTCGATGTCCGACTGGCTGCGCAAAGCGGGGCTCGATGTCGAGCAGGCCGTTGATCTTCATCCGGGTCAGCCGGGCGAGAAGGGCCTCACGGTCACGATCTGGCTCGCGCGCGATCCGCGGCGCCTTATGGCATCCGAAAGCGCCGGTACAGTATTGGCCGGGGAGGTTTGA
- the metF gene encoding methylenetetrahydrofolate reductase [NAD(P)H], which yields MTLNTGSRRDIGISFEFFPPKSEEMEGQLWKAVSELQDWNPDFVSVTYGAGGTTKAPTLTAVTRFLNETPLATASHLTCVGATKEETHQVIDNFRKAGVKHFVALRGDAPGGAGAPYQPHPGGYANASELVAGLREIGDFEISVSAYPEKHPESKDVSADIDMLKRKADNGANRALTQFFFDNDNFERYLEKVRAAGVKMPIVPGIMPILNLTQLKRFAGACGTVIPAFLDERFAGLDDKPEERAKVAADVAAEQIEDLVRRGLHEFHLYTMNRSPLVSAVLTNLGFRRGETKAEGAAA from the coding sequence ATGACTTTGAACACTGGTAGCCGCCGCGATATCGGCATTTCCTTCGAGTTCTTCCCGCCGAAGTCGGAAGAGATGGAAGGACAGCTCTGGAAGGCCGTGAGCGAGCTGCAGGACTGGAATCCGGATTTCGTCTCGGTGACCTATGGCGCCGGCGGCACCACCAAGGCGCCGACGCTGACCGCGGTCACGCGCTTCCTCAACGAGACGCCGCTTGCGACCGCCTCGCATCTCACCTGCGTCGGTGCGACGAAGGAAGAGACGCATCAGGTCATCGACAATTTCCGCAAGGCGGGCGTCAAGCATTTCGTGGCGCTGCGCGGCGATGCGCCCGGCGGCGCCGGTGCGCCCTATCAGCCCCATCCGGGCGGCTATGCCAATGCCTCCGAGCTGGTCGCAGGTCTTCGCGAGATCGGCGATTTCGAGATCTCGGTTTCGGCCTATCCGGAGAAGCATCCCGAGAGCAAGGATGTTTCCGCCGATATCGACATGCTGAAGCGCAAGGCCGATAACGGCGCCAACCGGGCGCTGACGCAGTTCTTCTTCGATAACGACAATTTCGAGCGATACCTCGAGAAGGTGCGGGCGGCTGGCGTGAAGATGCCAATCGTGCCCGGCATCATGCCGATCCTCAACCTGACGCAGCTGAAGCGCTTTGCCGGCGCCTGCGGCACCGTCATCCCGGCTTTCCTCGACGAGCGTTTCGCCGGCCTCGACGACAAGCCGGAAGAGCGCGCCAAGGTGGCGGCCGATGTGGCTGCCGAGCAGATCGAGGATCTGGTGCGCCGCGGGCTGCACGAATTTCATCTCTATACGATGAACCGTTCGCCGCTGGTTTCGGCGGTTCTCACCAATCTCGGTTTCCGCCGAGGCGAGACCAAGGCCGAGGGCGCGGCTGCCTGA
- a CDS encoding ribonuclease, which yields MSRFLVVAVMLALSGFSAGSAMAQEGRTRFILAASWQPAFCQTNQKKAECASQTAERYDATNFSLHGLWPMRQNYCGVPGDQQAADKDGDWRSLPEVKLTPENAAALAKAMPGTQSALERHEWTKHGTCTKLSADAYFGTAVRLMGDLNGSAVRDLFAANTGKMVTAEQIKAAFDKSFGAGASDRVKMSCRRAGGVRVISELTIGLSQDAVTDMNAGLGKLIQGAGRTSFGCNEGIVDAAGF from the coding sequence TTGCATTGTCGGGTTTCTCCGCCGGTTCGGCGATGGCGCAGGAGGGGCGCACCCGCTTCATTCTCGCCGCCAGCTGGCAGCCGGCCTTCTGCCAGACCAACCAGAAGAAAGCCGAATGCGCCAGCCAGACGGCCGAGCGCTACGATGCGACGAACTTTTCGCTGCACGGCCTCTGGCCGATGCGGCAGAATTACTGCGGAGTTCCCGGAGATCAGCAGGCGGCCGACAAGGATGGCGACTGGCGCTCGCTTCCCGAGGTCAAGCTGACGCCCGAGAATGCGGCGGCACTCGCCAAGGCGATGCCGGGAACGCAATCGGCGCTGGAGCGCCATGAATGGACCAAGCACGGCACCTGCACGAAGCTTTCTGCCGACGCCTATTTCGGCACGGCGGTGCGGCTGATGGGCGATCTCAACGGCTCGGCGGTGCGCGATCTCTTCGCCGCCAACACCGGCAAGATGGTGACCGCCGAGCAGATCAAGGCGGCGTTCGACAAGAGTTTCGGCGCTGGCGCCAGCGACCGCGTCAAGATGAGCTGCCGCAGGGCAGGCGGGGTGCGCGTCATCAGCGAGCTGACGATCGGCCTCTCGCAGGATGCGGTGACGGATATGAACGCCGGTCTCGGCAAGCTGATCCAGGGTGCAGGGCGGACGTCGTTCGGCTGCAACGAGGGGATCGTCGATGCGGCAGGCTTCTAG
- a CDS encoding lytic murein transglycosylase, translating to MHRSLASRSALALLFAVTSATTVFAQQAAPAPAAPAAPQTPAVACDGDLSQFLAGVKADAIAAGATAEAADQALAGAEIDPKVLSRDRAQGVFKQTFLEFSQRTVSQARLDIGRQKMKQYADVFAKAEQDYGVPAGVITAFWAMETDFGAVQGDFNTRNALVTLSHDCRRPELFRPQLIALIEMVQHGDLDPATNTGAWAGEIGQVQMLPRDIIAYGMDGDGDGHVRLKQSGPDAILTAAKFIQHLGFERGQPWLQEVTVPENLPWEKSGLGGTMKAGDWFALGVKPRDGNTNFGELEGDLVLPQGRLGPAFIAYPNFKIYLEWNKSFIYTTSAAYFATRLSGAQPYQKGTPEQGLANDQMKQLQTKLQSLGHDVGEIDGILGSGTRVAIQKEQQRLGMPADGWATPGLLGAL from the coding sequence ATGCACCGCTCGCTCGCAAGCCGCTCTGCACTTGCTCTTCTGTTTGCCGTCACGTCTGCCACCACCGTCTTCGCCCAGCAGGCCGCCCCTGCCCCGGCGGCACCCGCCGCCCCGCAGACCCCGGCTGTCGCCTGCGACGGTGACCTCTCGCAGTTCCTGGCAGGTGTGAAGGCCGATGCGATTGCCGCCGGTGCCACTGCCGAAGCCGCCGACCAGGCGCTCGCCGGCGCCGAGATCGACCCCAAGGTTCTGAGCCGCGACCGCGCCCAGGGCGTCTTCAAGCAAACTTTCCTCGAATTCTCGCAGCGTACCGTCAGCCAGGCCCGTCTCGATATCGGCCGCCAGAAGATGAAGCAGTATGCCGATGTCTTCGCCAAGGCCGAGCAGGATTACGGCGTGCCGGCCGGCGTCATCACCGCTTTCTGGGCGATGGAGACCGACTTCGGCGCCGTTCAGGGCGATTTCAACACCCGCAACGCCCTCGTGACGCTCTCGCATGATTGCCGCCGCCCCGAGCTCTTCCGTCCGCAGCTGATCGCTCTGATCGAGATGGTCCAGCACGGCGACCTCGACCCGGCGACCAACACCGGCGCATGGGCCGGCGAAATCGGCCAGGTGCAGATGCTGCCGCGCGACATCATCGCCTACGGCATGGACGGCGATGGCGACGGCCACGTGCGCCTGAAGCAGAGCGGCCCGGACGCGATCCTCACGGCCGCCAAGTTCATCCAGCATCTCGGCTTCGAGCGCGGCCAGCCCTGGCTGCAGGAAGTCACCGTGCCCGAGAACCTTCCCTGGGAAAAGTCTGGCCTCGGCGGCACGATGAAGGCTGGCGACTGGTTTGCGCTCGGCGTTAAGCCGCGTGACGGCAACACCAATTTCGGTGAGCTCGAAGGCGACCTCGTTCTGCCGCAGGGCCGCCTCGGACCGGCCTTCATCGCCTATCCGAACTTCAAGATCTATCTCGAGTGGAACAAGTCGTTCATCTACACGACCTCGGCCGCCTATTTCGCGACCCGCCTCTCCGGCGCCCAGCCCTACCAGAAGGGCACCCCGGAACAGGGCCTTGCCAACGACCAGATGAAGCAGCTGCAGACAAAGCTGCAGTCGCTCGGCCATGACGTCGGCGAGATCGACGGCATCCTCGGTTCCGGCACCCGCGTCGCCATCCAGAAGGAACAGCAGCGCCTGGGCATGCCGGCCGACGGCTGGGCGACGCCGGGCCTCCTCGGCGCGCTCTGA
- a CDS encoding GH25 family lysozyme translates to MRGLLFCVLPLALMLAGCSSTGYDYLETASIKKPRFQDTDPQDFGPKTPHQNDIHGIDISKWQGDIDWQTVKSSGVAFAFIKATEGKDRVDPKFNEYWQRARAVGIPHAPYHFYYFCSSADEQADWFIQNVPKESMRLPPVIDVEWNAESKTCKLRPDPATVRAEMQRFMDRLEAYYGKRPIIYTSVDFHRDNLQGYFQDYHFWVRSTAKHPEVTYTDRRWAFWQYTSTGVIPGIQGPTDINVFAGNQKNWNNWVAAVSKDRNS, encoded by the coding sequence ATGCGCGGACTTTTGTTTTGCGTTTTGCCGCTGGCTTTGATGCTCGCCGGTTGCAGCTCCACGGGCTACGACTATCTCGAAACAGCCTCGATCAAGAAGCCCCGCTTCCAGGACACCGATCCGCAGGATTTCGGCCCGAAGACCCCGCATCAGAATGATATTCACGGTATCGACATCTCCAAATGGCAGGGCGATATCGACTGGCAGACGGTGAAATCCTCGGGCGTCGCCTTCGCCTTCATCAAGGCGACCGAAGGCAAGGACCGCGTCGACCCGAAGTTCAACGAATACTGGCAGCGCGCCCGCGCCGTCGGCATTCCGCATGCCCCCTATCATTTCTACTATTTCTGCTCGTCCGCCGACGAACAGGCCGACTGGTTCATCCAGAATGTGCCGAAGGAATCGATGCGCCTGCCGCCCGTCATCGACGTCGAGTGGAACGCGGAATCGAAGACCTGCAAGCTCCGTCCTGATCCGGCCACCGTGCGCGCCGAAATGCAGCGCTTCATGGACCGCTTGGAAGCCTATTACGGCAAGCGCCCGATCATCTATACCTCGGTCGATTTCCACCGCGACAATCTCCAAGGCTATTTCCAGGATTACCATTTCTGGGTGCGCTCGACGGCAAAACACCCCGAAGTGACCTATACCGACCGCCGCTGGGCCTTCTGGCAATATACCTCGACGGGCGTCATTCCCGGCATTCAGGGTCCGACGGATATCAATGTCTTCGCCGGCAACCAGAAGAACTGGAACAATTGGGTCGCTGCGGTTTCCAAGGATAGAAATTCTTAG
- a CDS encoding serine hydrolase, whose protein sequence is MRVVLRILKALLALVVIVVIGGAIWLYVRPPELLRVGDGYAAKIVCSNVFMAGRDPDAVLYEDVQAPGNPLLRLVRVSVNREEGKVSARILGLFAPGHALYRGAFGCTSVPDGDYQAAANAAPEEDLAVPPPSEELWPEGDRVAASNNPKLAPLLADAALAGPAMRAIVVVHNGKIVAERYGDGFDARTPLLGWSMTKTVNAALVGRVMLAGKLNFDDAHLFDAWRGDGRSAITLADLLGMESGLAFNEDYGAVADVTRMLYLDPDMVTLPVNAPLVDKPGQTFRYSSGTAVLLSRIWMDRLGDPQRAFDYPREALFGPLGMSSAVLEVDARGTFAGSSYLYATAHDWARFGQFLIQDGVWNGQRMLPEGFVATMRTPTQSSGGKYTQGQAWLAAPGGDLSAAAGLPADTFWLEGHDGQSVAIVPSAGLVVVRMGLTPSRLGYKPQMLVKQIVGALSSP, encoded by the coding sequence ATGCGTGTTGTGTTGCGTATCCTGAAGGCGCTGCTGGCGCTCGTCGTCATCGTGGTGATCGGCGGTGCCATCTGGCTCTATGTCCGGCCTCCGGAGTTGTTGCGGGTCGGCGACGGCTATGCGGCGAAGATCGTCTGCTCGAACGTCTTCATGGCGGGGCGCGATCCCGATGCGGTGCTCTATGAGGACGTGCAGGCGCCGGGCAATCCGCTGCTGAGGCTCGTGCGTGTTTCGGTCAACCGGGAAGAGGGGAAGGTCTCGGCGCGCATCCTCGGCCTGTTTGCGCCCGGCCATGCGCTTTATCGCGGCGCTTTCGGCTGCACCAGCGTGCCCGATGGCGACTATCAGGCTGCCGCCAATGCCGCGCCGGAGGAAGATCTTGCGGTGCCGCCGCCGAGCGAGGAACTGTGGCCGGAGGGCGATCGTGTCGCCGCGTCCAACAATCCCAAGCTCGCCCCGCTGCTCGCAGACGCGGCACTCGCCGGGCCAGCGATGCGGGCGATCGTCGTGGTGCATAACGGCAAGATCGTCGCCGAGCGCTATGGAGACGGTTTCGATGCGCGCACGCCGCTGCTCGGATGGTCGATGACCAAGACCGTCAATGCCGCGCTGGTCGGCCGGGTGATGCTGGCGGGCAAGCTGAATTTCGACGATGCGCATCTCTTTGACGCCTGGCGCGGCGATGGCCGCTCGGCGATCACGCTGGCCGATCTGCTCGGCATGGAGAGCGGCCTTGCCTTCAACGAGGATTACGGCGCCGTCGCCGATGTGACGCGCATGCTCTATCTCGACCCTGACATGGTGACGCTGCCGGTCAATGCGCCGCTGGTGGACAAGCCCGGCCAGACCTTCCGCTATTCGAGCGGTACCGCCGTGCTTCTCTCGCGAATCTGGATGGACCGGCTCGGCGATCCGCAGCGGGCCTTCGACTATCCGCGCGAGGCGCTGTTCGGGCCGCTCGGCATGTCGAGCGCCGTTCTGGAGGTCGACGCTCGTGGTACCTTCGCCGGCAGCTCCTATCTCTATGCCACCGCGCATGACTGGGCGCGCTTCGGGCAGTTCCTGATACAGGATGGCGTGTGGAACGGTCAGCGCATGCTGCCGGAGGGGTTCGTTGCGACGATGCGCACGCCGACGCAGTCGTCAGGCGGAAAATATACGCAGGGGCAGGCGTGGCTTGCGGCACCCGGCGGCGATCTGAGCGCTGCTGCGGGGCTGCCGGCCGATACGTTCTGGCTGGAAGGGCATGACGGGCAGAGCGTGGCGATTGTGCCGTCCGCCGGCCTCGTCGTCGTGCGCATGGGACTGACGCCAAGCCGGCTCGGCTACAAGCCGCAGATGCTCGTCAAACAGATCGTCGGGGCGCTGTCGTCGCCCTGA
- a CDS encoding DUF3419 family protein — translation MTEFAPDAGFRKNRKLKDALLRHKAFSKEGLSERLFGLLFSGLVYPQIWEDPDLDMQAMELQPHHRIVTIGSGGCNMLAYLSKAPASIDVVDLNPHHIALNRLKLAAFKNLPGHADLVRFLAMPNEASNSRAFDQHLSPVLDEATRSYWNGRKFGRRRVTVFDRNIYETGLLGRFIGAAHLLARLHGVDLKQMTKTQSIREQRQFFDDKVAPLFEKPVVRWITGRKSSLFGLGIPPQQYDELASLAADNSIAPVLKHRLEKLACHFPMRENYFAWQAFGRRYANGDEGPLPTYLKPEHYEVIRANVDRVTVHHANFTELLAKEPAASRDRYILLDAQDWMTDEQLNSLWAEISRTARPGARVIFRTAAEKSIIEGRLSPAIREQWDYFEEKSRDMTALDRSAIYGGFHIYGKKA, via the coding sequence ATGACCGAATTTGCACCGGATGCCGGCTTCCGCAAGAACCGGAAACTCAAGGACGCGCTTCTCCGCCACAAGGCATTCTCCAAGGAGGGCCTTTCAGAGCGCCTTTTTGGCTTGCTCTTCTCCGGCCTCGTCTATCCGCAGATCTGGGAAGACCCCGATCTCGACATGCAGGCCATGGAGCTGCAGCCGCATCATCGCATCGTCACGATCGGCTCCGGCGGCTGCAATATGCTGGCCTACCTCTCCAAGGCACCGGCCTCGATCGACGTCGTCGATCTTAACCCGCATCACATCGCGCTGAACCGCCTGAAGCTCGCCGCCTTCAAGAACCTGCCGGGTCATGCCGATCTCGTCCGCTTCCTGGCGATGCCGAACGAAGCATCGAACAGCCGCGCCTTCGACCAGCATCTCTCGCCGGTTCTCGACGAGGCGACGCGCAGCTACTGGAACGGCCGCAAGTTCGGCCGCCGCCGCGTCACGGTCTTCGACCGCAATATCTATGAAACCGGCCTGCTCGGCCGCTTCATCGGTGCCGCCCACCTGCTCGCCCGCCTGCACGGTGTCGACCTGAAGCAGATGACCAAGACCCAGTCGATCCGCGAACAGCGCCAATTCTTCGACGACAAGGTCGCTCCGCTGTTCGAAAAGCCGGTCGTGCGCTGGATCACCGGCCGCAAGAGCTCGCTCTTCGGCCTCGGCATCCCGCCGCAGCAATATGACGAGCTGGCAAGCCTTGCCGCCGACAACTCGATCGCGCCGGTGCTGAAGCACCGCCTCGAAAAGCTCGCCTGCCACTTCCCGATGCGCGAAAACTACTTCGCCTGGCAGGCCTTCGGCCGCCGTTACGCCAATGGCGACGAAGGCCCGCTGCCGACTTACCTGAAGCCGGAGCATTACGAAGTGATCCGCGCCAATGTCGATCGCGTCACCGTGCATCATGCCAACTTCACCGAACTGCTCGCCAAGGAACCGGCGGCCTCGCGCGACCGATACATCCTGCTCGACGCGCAGGACTGGATGACCGACGAGCAGCTGAACAGCCTCTGGGCCGAGATCAGCCGCACCGCCCGCCCCGGCGCCCGCGTCATCTTCCGTACCGCCGCCGAAAAGAGCATCATCGAAGGCCGCCTCTCGCCCGCCATCCGCGAGCAGTGGGATTACTTCGAAGAGAAGTCGCGCGACATGACGGCTCTCGACCGCTCGGCGATCTACGGCGGCTTCCACATCTACGGGAAAAAGGCGTGA
- a CDS encoding class I SAM-dependent methyltransferase: MDGMYRYQRHIYDLTRKYYLLGRDKAIRSLGVPKGGTLLEVGCGTGRNLALAHKRFPDARLYGLDISQEMLISARKTFATKAAVPDFRVADATAFTPREFGATGFDRILISYALSMIPDWERAVDASIAALNPGGELHIVDFGQQEGLPGWFRALLKGWLAKFHVTPRANLRDVLQAQAHENGAELAFETLYGGYAWRAVITARRA; the protein is encoded by the coding sequence ATGGACGGCATGTACCGCTATCAGCGTCATATCTACGATCTGACGCGCAAATATTACCTGCTCGGCCGCGACAAGGCGATCCGCAGCCTCGGCGTCCCCAAGGGCGGCACCCTGCTGGAGGTCGGCTGCGGCACGGGCCGCAATCTGGCGCTCGCCCACAAGCGCTTTCCCGACGCCCGCCTCTACGGCCTCGACATCTCGCAGGAGATGCTGATCTCCGCCCGCAAGACCTTTGCCACCAAGGCTGCGGTTCCGGATTTCCGCGTCGCCGACGCCACCGCCTTCACGCCACGTGAATTCGGCGCCACCGGATTCGACCGCATCCTGATCTCCTACGCGCTGTCGATGATCCCCGATTGGGAGCGCGCCGTCGATGCATCCATTGCCGCGCTCAATCCGGGCGGCGAGCTGCACATCGTCGATTTCGGCCAGCAGGAGGGCCTGCCCGGCTGGTTCCGCGCCCTGCTCAAGGGCTGGCTCGCCAAATTTCATGTGACCCCGCGCGCCAACCTGCGCGACGTCCTGCAAGCCCAAGCCCATGAAAATGGCGCGGAATTGGCTTTCGAGACGCTCTATGGCGGCTATGCCTGGCGCGCCGTCATCACCGCCAGGCGCGCATAA